In Deltaproteobacteria bacterium, the DNA window TCGGTGCCAGCCACACATGTAAAACAGAGTCACAGGCCGTCAAGAGGAGACAACAAAAACAGAAATCATTGCATAGGTCATTGAAATTTTTTCAAAGAGGAGAGAAGCTGTGCAGGCCCCTGGGGGTCATGGGGGAAGGCTCCGGCATTCGGCCCGCTCCAGTGCGGCATCCACCAGACCCGCCACATCCAACTCCTTTTCCACCCCTTGGAGTTCCTGGGGGGTGGATCGCGTCGAGGGCCATCTGGGCATGAGAAATCCGCAGCAGTCGTCATGAGGCTGGATCGAGATGGAGTAGGTCCGAATTCTCTGCGCCAGGTCGATAATCTCCCTCTTGTCAAGGCCGATCACGGGCCGAATCACCGGCATACCTACCGCGTGATCCACTGTAACCAGATTCGAGAGGGTCTGAGAGGAGACCTGACTCAGGCTCTCTCCCGTTACAATCGCCTTGGCCCCCTCCCCCTGAGCGATCCTCTCGGCCAACCGGAGCATGAATCGCCTGTACAGAATAATCCTGTAACGGGCAGGGGTCCTTGCGGCAACCTCTCTCTGGAGTTCGGCAAAGGGGACAAGATAGACCTTCGAGGTCTGACGGAAACGGCCGAGTTCCTTGACGAGGTCGATCACCTTTCGCTGGGAGGCCCTCCCGGTAAAAGGAAAGCTGTGAAAATGGACAAACACCACCTCGCACCCCCTCTTCATCATCTGGTAGATCGCCACCGGCGAATCGATCCCGCCGGAGATGAGGCCCACAACCCGCCCGCTGGCACCGACCGGCAGTCCGCCGGGTCCCTCGATCCTGTTGAAGAAAAGGAGCACCCGGTCGTGAAGCCATTCCACGGAGATTCGAAGGTCGGGGTTCTTCAGATCCACCGGCTTTCCCGTCTCGGCCTGGACAAAGGCGCCCAATTCCCGGTTTATTTCAGGGGAGGTAAGGTGAAAGGTCTTGTCGCCTCGCTTCGTGTCAATAGCAAAGGACCCGTAGCCCGTCTGAGGAAGATGCTCCCTCAAGATCTCCTTCACCCTCTCCAGGTCCGGGGGACCTTCAAAGGCTCTCGCAAAATAGGAAATCCCGAAGATCCGGCCGATCCTCTGGGCCACCGGGTCCCAGGGGAATTCATCTTCAACAGTGACCAGGAGCCTGCCGTAGAGTCTCTCCGTCTTGACCGGCACCAGTCCCCTGAGAGCCTGCCTGATATTCCTCATCAGTCTGTACTCAAAGCGAGGCCTGTTCTTCCCTTTAAGGCCGATTTCGTCGTAGTGAACCACTATGCTGTTACGTTCTTCTGCCATCCGCCACAACCGGGTCATCGAATTCCCGTCCATTATTGCCACATTTTTCGCTTCCTTGCAATCGACACCCGGCAATGCCGCTTCGGGACAAGGGTGTTCTCCAAAAGTCAGGAAACTCCACCCAAATCTATTGACATGGACCGGCAGGTGTGCTATTGACCAAGACCAAGAGGTCGACCGTGCTTGACGG includes these proteins:
- the thiI gene encoding tRNA 4-thiouridine(8) synthase ThiI, encoding MAEERNSIVVHYDEIGLKGKNRPRFEYRLMRNIRQALRGLVPVKTERLYGRLLVTVEDEFPWDPVAQRIGRIFGISYFARAFEGPPDLERVKEILREHLPQTGYGSFAIDTKRGDKTFHLTSPEINRELGAFVQAETGKPVDLKNPDLRISVEWLHDRVLLFFNRIEGPGGLPVGASGRVVGLISGGIDSPVAIYQMMKRGCEVVFVHFHSFPFTGRASQRKVIDLVKELGRFRQTSKVYLVPFAELQREVAARTPARYRIILYRRFMLRLAERIAQGEGAKAIVTGESLSQVSSQTLSNLVTVDHAVGMPVIRPVIGLDKREIIDLAQRIRTYSISIQPHDDCCGFLMPRWPSTRSTPQELQGVEKELDVAGLVDAALERAECRSLPP